The Penaeus vannamei isolate JL-2024 chromosome 42, ASM4276789v1, whole genome shotgun sequence genome includes the window tctctctctctctctctctctctctctctctctctctctctctctctctctttctctctctctctctctctctcgctctctctctcgctctctctctctctctctctctctctctctctcggtaaggtgctggtctagcaatcttgcggacctgcgttcaatcccacgcccggccagtgagtggtaaccccggccactccttgcacacagggggagatttgggcaaaataaaacaggcagtatgtcacagcaaagaatatccattgtaacaaatggaattaaaactaaatctttaaatcttaatctctctctctctctctctctctctctctctctctctctctctctctctctctctctctctctctctctcctctctcctctctcctctctcctctctcctctctcctctctcctctctcctctctcctccctcctccctcactctctctctctattttctatctcaGAGAACCAAGCGATGGCACTTGCGCATAAAAACCCAAGTCCCGCGACAGATCAGCTGTTCGTGGAAATGCCATCTTTCTCTCCCAACCGATCAGTGTTGCCACCATGACGATTAATGAATCCATTGCGACGTCAGAGATCGAACTTCTGCGTTTATTAGCGCTTAAAGCAATGTTCCCATCCTATCATGCTTTACAAGTGTTTACAGAATCGCAACATAGTTTCTGGTTTTGCGAAATTCAACCGGCTTGCAAATGCGGTTTGAGTTTTAAAGAAATGAGACATTTAAACAGAAGACTAGATTCTATGATTGTATTCTTAGCCGTGATAACTTTGTTATCTGTATATCTCAGTGCCAAACCCCCAtatttcccttcctattccttcttctgtcagttttcttcgtttttcgtctctctctctgtgaaagtGTAAACAAACGCATGTACGAGCTCGCTCAATTATCCTGTTTCTGGATATCTACAAGCGCCTAATTCACCCATTCTTCTAGAAATTTAATTTGTGAAGTGACAGCGAATATTGTGACAGTGTACCAGTGCTAATTTTAAGTTGCAGTGATTGACAATTGCAATAATTAAAGTACTGGAAACCCTTTGTTCAAAATTTTCAAACTTCGCGCATGCGCACAAGCGCTGTAGTACGATtatcaaacaaacagagaaacggCCAAGGAAAACGGCCCGAACGCAGTTTCAGCTGTTGGCGAGCTCTCTCTCGAGAATCCCAGCTGGGACTATCTATTTCAAAATTTTAACAAGACAGAACTGCAGAAACGATGCCGCACATTGGGTTTAACTAAAATTTGGACTACGAAAAGCAAACTCGTCGATATGATCATGGAAGCAACTCGCCAATCACCAGTTGATCAACTAGTTGctgatggagatgatgaagaagatatgAGTGATGCACTCGCAAAAATTCAAGCAGAGCTACATGATCTCAGAGAAGGAATCatgaaaaaggacaaagaaattgaAGAGTTAAACAAGATGGTGCAAAGTGCCTTTGTCACAATCAATAGACTCAATGGTCGCATGTCAACACTCGAGGAGCGAACGAGGAACGAAGCAAGGAACCCCGCCACTGCGAGTTCTGGAATGAGCGAGTCTCCCCTCCCACCGGCACCGGGCCCGGAGAAAACGCTGCTCCTCGGCGACACCAACCTCCGCGACGTCAAGGCGGACCTGCAAGGAAGAATTGCGCCATCCGGACCATCCCTGGGGCCACCGTTGACATCGCCAGGTGTTGGGTCAACGAAAGGCTTGACTGGACTCCCACAACATGTATCCTCTATTGTGGGATCCATGTAAGCTCAGATGCTATATTAGATTATGTAGCTTCATTAATAGTGGATCTtcaaaagaagaatgataatatgcaaatatatgtgtgtgggctAGTTGGAGTTAGAGAATTCAATGACACACTAAAGGAATGGTCCTCTAATAATGGTATCTCCATAATACAAACTCATCTAAATTTCACACTTGGTACTGGAGAAGTGGACGAAATGTGTTTCCAATTAGATGTAGATAATGGAGATGTATTTCTTAATAGGAATGGTGTCTcaaggttattatcattttttgaaaAGTGATGTGAACATTTTAGTTTAACCTCAAACTCTaccaatacaaataaataatttctGAATGATGAGACTTCCCGAACACATAGAGGTTATCATACTGCCAATAGAAATAGAATCAATGTTCATGATGCTAGCAGGAATAATGCAATCAGAAACCATCGTTACACCAGCTATCGTCTTCCAAATAACGCTAGGAATGCAACTATGAGGACGAACACGTATCTGCAAGAGAGGAACAGTGGACCTAATGGTTACTCGCGTCAGGGATGTTTCAACTGCGGAGAATTCAATCATAAGCAATCCCAGTGCAGATACGACCATAAAATTAAATGCACATCCTGTCACATGCATGGCCATAAAAACAGACTTCCAATATTATAGAGAATAGGGATTAGGCCATGAAGGAAGTGCCGTTGATCGAACAATGAAAAAGGATCTCATTGCCATCTCTCATATCAATGCCCAATCAGTCCTCTGCCATAAAGATCTAATCGAAATGTTGCTCATTGAAAAACGTATTGACATCTTATGTATCAGTGAAACGTGGCTCTTCCCTAGCATTAATGATTCTATTGTTCACATCCCTTCGTTTAGCATTTACCGCCAGGACCTGGGACGCGGGGGAGGAGTGTGCGTATATGTAAGGGACGATCTTTGGCCAACCGTCATTAATACAGGCATTAAGCAAGTGGAAGGTGTGGAGGATATTTGGTTAACAGTACAATGTAGGAAGTTACCATCTATCATTGTTGGATGTGTCTATcgtcacccacactcacatattACATAGTTTAACTATATATCAGACTGTTTTCAGAATATTTGCCTCCGCAATAAGACAGTTGTAATAATGGGGGACTTCAGTGACAATTTATTGAactcaaaaaataaaatgagtagACTAATACAAAATATGAATTTAACTCAAATCATTGACAAGCCTACGAGGATTACATCAAACTCAGAAACACTGTTAGATCTAATAATCACAAATAAGCCTGAGTTAATATCAAATGCTGAGGTAATGCCAAGCCCGGTGGGAGATCACAAGGTAATATCTGCCTCTCTAAACTTAAGAAAACCAAAGCGTCAACCAGTTTATCAAACAGTTCGGTGCCTTAAGGAGTACAATCAAAAGGATTTTTGCAACCTACTATTAGAACGTGTCCCTATTCTTAATAATATTTTATGGACTGATAATGTTAACTCACAGGTCACCATCTTCAATAATGTTTTTaatgaatgcatgaatgtatgtgctCCTTTTATTACAAAGAAAATAACTCGACCTCCAGCTCCATGGATCACTAATGATGTTAAAGCTGCCATGGCAGTTAGAGATGTACTTAGAGAAAGGATTCATAATAATAGCACCGATATGGTCTTATGGGAAAACTacaaaattgaaaagaaatgtTTGAGAGTACTAATTGATGCAAACAAAAAACAGTACTACAAAAGAGAACTACAAAATAGCAGAAGTAATATGAAAGCAACATGGAACACCAGGAAAATGGTTCCAGATAGTAAGAGCATCTcaaggaaaacaaataataacaattatttaaAAGAGATGGTGGAGAACTTCAATAACTTTTTTGCTAATGTTGGTAAGGAGGCTTATGAAAAATCCAGAGAAAATCTTCCTGTGCAAGAGAGTGAAGAgattattactaatgctaatgatgaaattCAAAACGCTAACATTTTTAGACTAAATCCTGTTGACTGTAATACTGTCATTTTAACTATATAATCACTAAAAGAAAGTAACTCTTATGGCTCTGACGGAATTTCCTATCGGTTTATAAAAGATTCATTGCCAGTAATTGTCTTCTATATCATGGTTATCCTAAATACCTCAATAGTCATGAACACGTTCCCTGACTCTTGGAAACTTTCTCATGTGATTCCCCTACATAAAggttgtgataaagataatgtaagTAATTATCGACCCATTTCCCTCTTGCCAATATTCTCCAAAGTATTAGAGAAAATTGTTGCCAATCAGTTAATGACTTTCTTGGAATCCCAAAGATTGTTGTCTAAGAGCCAGTATGGATTCCGTCAGAAGCTTTCGACTGAAACTGCTCTTATGAAGGTTAGCgacaaaatatataacatatacaagaAAAAGTTATCTCTCATACTGCTAGATTTATCAAAGGTCTTTGATAGTGTGAACCACAACATACTGATGAAAATATTTAGATATTGAATATTGATCCCCTCTGGGTCAgtgattatctaaaaaaaaaaaaaaaaaaaaaaaaaaatagatcacaATCGGTAAGAATTGGCAATGCTATTTCTAGTGAAAGAATTGTCCACTATGGTGTTCCTCAGGGTTCAATTTTAGGTCCAATAATGTTTTCCATATATGTTAATGACCTATCACAATGCTTAtctgattattttgttattcagtATGCTGATAATGCTCAGTTGCTTCTTACTGGAGACGTTGATAACATCTCAGAATTGATTGCTGAAGCAGAAAATGTGTTATCAATTGTAAAGTTATACTTTCAGAGAAATGGGCtattattaaatgaaaataaaatccagtgtgtttttattgtttctcgACGTTGCATATCTAAGTTATCTGaagatatttttataaattttaatgGTAACCAAATTGTACCCAAGACAGTAGTGAAAAATAGTGAAGTAGTGAAGTAAATTTTGACAATTATATGATTTTTAATTAGCATATTGATGAAATATATCAAAAGGTAACTGGTACTTTAATGTATCTTAATAGAATACCGGGTAGTTTTGATACCCCAACACGGGTGATGGTTGTGCAATTACTAGCTCAAAGTATGATTAACTATTGTTCCATAATTTGGGGAGCCACATCAAAGGAACAGATGGAAAGAGTCCAGAAAGTTCAAAACTTTGCAGCAAAGGTCGCGATCGGAGGCTTACGTAAATACGATCATGTATCCCCCGCTTTTAAACAATTAGAATGGCTAAAGGTAGAATATAAATATCTTTAACTTTAAAATCTTGCATCATCATCTGCCTGACTGGCTTTGTACAATGTATGAAATGACAGGCACAGTAACGAGACAACGTGACAATCTCTATATATTAAAAGTGAATACAAATGCT containing:
- the LOC138860688 gene encoding uncharacterized protein: MKKDLIAISHINAQSVLCHKDLIEMLLIEKRIDILCISETWLFPSINDSIVHIPSFSIYRQDLGRGGGVCVYVRDDLWPTVINTGIKQVEGVEDIWLTNICLRNKTVVIMGDFSDNLLNSKNKMSRLIQNMNLTQIIDKPTRITSNSETLLDLIITNKPELISNAEVMPSPVGDHKVTIFNNVFNECMNVCAPFITKKITRPPAPWITNDVKAAMAVRDVLRERIHNNSTDMVLWENYKIEKKCLRVLIDANKKQYYKRELQNSRSNMKATWNTRKMVPDSKSISRKTNNNNYLKEMVENFNNFFANVESNSYGSDGISYRFIKDSLPVIVFYIMVILNTSIVMNTFPDSWKLSHVIPLHKGCDKDNVSNYRPISLLPIFSKVLEKIVANQLMTFLESQRLLSKSQYGFRQKLSTETALMKGSILGPIMFSIYVNDLSQCLSDYFVIQYADNAQLLLTGDVDNISELIAEAENVLSIVTGTLMYLNRIPGSFDTPTRVMVVQLLAQSMINYCSIIWGATSKEQMERVQKVQNFAAKVAIGGLRERTTGVEAVYYARKS